A window of Adhaeribacter arboris genomic DNA:
ATCTGCCGTTACCGGTAAGCAAGAATACAAACCTCACTGATGAATAAAAAATTAACTAATGGGCACCTTGCGCAGAATGGCTTCGATAAAATCTTTGGTTTTAATATCGTCGGCTTCGGCTTCGTAGTTTAAAATAATGCGGTGGTTTAATACGTCGGAGGCTACCTCTTTAATATCTTCCGGTAATACATAGTCGCGGTCATCGAAAAAAGCCACTGCTTTAGCCGCTAAATTTAAAGCAATACTCGCTCTTGGCGACACGCCAAACTGAATGTAATCAGCAAACTCGTTCAGGTCGTACTCGGCAGGACGGCGCGTAGCAAATACCAGTTCAATAATGTACTTTTCAAGCACTTCCGAAATTTGCACCTGATTAATCTCATTGCGAATAGCAAAAATATCTTCTTTGGTTAGAATAGTGTTAACCACGCCGGCAAACGACATATTGGCCATACGGCGCATTACTTCCAGTTCATCCGATTTTTTGAGGTAATTGACGTACACCTTCATCATAAACCGGTCTACCTGTGCCTCGGGCAAAGGATAAGTTCCTTCGTGCTCCACCGGGTTTTGCGTAGCCAGTACTAAAAAAGGCAGATCCAGTTTAAAAGTATGATCGCCAATAGTTACCTGCTTTTCCTGCATGGCTTCGAGCAGCGCCGATTGCACCTTAGCCGGCGAACGGTTTACCTCATCGGCCAAAATCAAATTGGCAAAAATAGGCCCTTTTTTTACTTCAAACGCCGAAGCGTTTTGGTTATAAATCATGGTTCCGATCAGGTCGGATGGTAGTAAATCGGGCGTAAACTGGATGCGCTGAAAATTTAGATGCAGCACGCGGCTAAGCGTGTTTATCGTAAGTGTTTTGGCTAAACCCGGTACTCCTTCGAGTAAAATATGGCCGCCGGTAAATAAACCAATCAGTAGGCGGTTTACCATGTATTGCTGACCCACCACCACTTTGCCTACTTCGGCAAAAACCTGCTTAATCTTATTCTGATGTTCCTGGATGCGCTCCTGGTAGGATATCTGCGATTCAATTTCCATTACAATACAATAACTGTTTTATGCTTTAACGATGAAACAGAAGTTCGTTGTGTTTCTTTTATTATTTTTTAAAGATAAAGTAAACGGCCAGAACCATAAATATAAAGCCAACAGCGTGGTTCCAAGCCAATTTATCCGTCCGAAAAATAAAGACCGTTATTAAAGTAAATACGAGTAAAGAAATTACCTCCTGAATAATTTTTAATTCGAACATGGAAAACGGCCCTCCATTTTCTTCGAACCCAATTTTATTAGCCGGTACCTGAAACACATATTCAAATAAAGCCAATCCCCAACTAATTAAAATTACGGCTACCAAGCCCATCTGCTGCAACCAGCTTATTTTCTTAAACTGCAAGTGCCCGTACCAGGCAAACGTCATGAATATATTAGAAAATAGCAGTAAAACAACGGTGTAAATACCTTTCCAAGCCATAGAATTTAAATAATTTTTAAAATTACATAAAAGGACCGGAATATCAGGAAACTTAACCCGGGGTTTTTGACCAGTAATGCTTACTCCTACCCGCAAGAATTAGGATAAAGTTATCCCACAGGTAAGCAACTGCTCCTAGAAGTACTAAGGGCAGAACTTAAACATTTAAACTTACAAACAACAATAAAAACCAATGTTCAGCACTATTTAAATTTTATATTATAAATTTTATATACTAAAATATATAATTGGTAATATATTTGCTATTTTTATAGCGAAATCAATATACTTATATGGTTGAGGCAGTTCAAAGCTTGTTACACATGCGAGAAATAAAGAAAACAGCTTTCCAAGCGGCCACTACTAATTACCGACAAAATCTATATTCTAACAATAAAATTAAAAGCGTTATTCCTGGTCTAATATATATTCTGGATATTTCCTGCAATAGAAATACCTACTGTAGCCACGGAGTAACCCAAATTTTGGGTTATTCGGTGGCAGATAGTATGGCTATGGACAACAGTTTCCCGCTAAGTATTATTCATCCCGCGGATAAAGTACTATTACAGGAATACCGCCAGAGACTAATAACAATACCCGGCGAAGAAGCTTTTGAATTAGAATGCCGGGTGCAGCATAAAAACGGTAATTGGCAACGGTTGCTTACCCAAGAAAGTATTTTCAGCCGGCACGAAGACGGCACGGTACGGGAAATAATTGGCTCCGCGCAAGTGCTTGACCTAGCCGATGAATTTCTTCAAGAAGAAAATACAATCCGAGCGAAAGCTTCGCACAACGATGAATTATACCGCCTCATCTCCGAAAACTTAACGGATCTCATCAGCCTGCACTACCCAAATGGAACCGCTATTTATTATTCACCCAGTTGTAAAGATTTGCTGGGCTATGAGGCCGAGGAACTGGTACGCATAAAACCCTCTAATTTAATTCATCCGGATGAGGCAGTACAGGTAAAACATGCTATTGAAGAGGCTCTGCTTACCGGTAAAACTACCATCCACACGCAATACCGCATTCGTAAAAAAACCGGCGAGTACATTTGGTTCGAAAGTACTACCAAAGCCATAAAAGATGAATCTGGTCAGGTAATTCGTTTACAGAGTTCTTCGCGGGACATTACCGAAAGAAAAAAAGCGGAAGTAGCCTTAGAAAAAAGCGAAAGAAAATACCGCGACCTGGTATTATACAGCCAGGTTATTATTTATACCCATACGCTGGATGGCACTATCTTATCCACAAACCCTATTTTACAGAACTTACTGGGGTACTCTGAATTTGAATTAATTGGCTTACCCTTTACCGAGCTTCTGCGCGGCCGCGAGCGCCTCCGTTATCAGGAATATTTAAAAGACATTCAACAAAACAATAAAGTAGTAGGCGTAATTACCGTGCTGGACAAAAAAGGCCGGCCCAAGCACCTGCTTTACCATAACATAAAAGTAAACGAGCCCGAAGTAGAACCTTACGTTATTGCCTTTGCTCAGGATATTACGGAACGTTTAGAAGCTGAAAACGAGCTGAAAAAAGCTAAAATTAAAGCAGAGCAATCCGCTAAATCAAAAGAGCTTTTTCTGGCTAATATGAGCCACGAAATCCGTACGCCCATGAACGGTATATTAGGAATGGCCGCCTTGCTGAAGAAAACTGACCTGAATGATACCCAGCAAAACTACTTAAAATTAATTAAGGAGTCAGCCCAAAACCTGCTCGTTATTATTAACGACGTGCTGGATGTCGCCAAAATTGAATCAGGTAAACTTAAATTAGAAAAAATACCTTTTAACGTCAACGAAATCCTGCAATCGGCGCATCAATCGCTTACTTACAAAGCCGAAGAAAAAGATATTTTATTGCGGCTTAAACCTTTATCCTTGGCCACTCCTTTGGTTGCCGGCGACCCCTACCGCCTTACTCAAATCTTGATTAATCTGCTTAGCAATGCCATAAAGTTCACGGAAGAGGGAAAAGTAGAATTAGCGGCTGAGATAGTTAAAGAAACAATTTTTGATTACACGCTTTGCTTTTCTGTTACAGATACCGGTATTGGCATTCCGGTCAATAAACTAGATAAAATTTTCGAAAGTTTTGTGCAGGCCAACAGCGATACTACCCGGAAATACGGTGGCACGGGTTTAGGTCTTTCTATTTGCAAAAACTTAGTAGAGTTACAAGGAGGACGCATCTGGGTAAAAAGTAAACCCCGTCAGGGCACCACTTTTACTTTCGAACTTACTTATCCCAAAGCACACCTGGCAGAAGATTTAAACAATATTGCACCTTCAAATAATGACTATACTAGTCTGCAATCTTTAAAAATATTACTGGCGGAAGATAATGCTATCAATAGATTTATGGCCGAATCTATTTTAATTAATTGGGGAGTACAGCTGTCTATTGCCAATAACGGAAAAGAGGCCGTTAAATTGCACCAGGAGCATACCTTCGACATAATTTTAATGGATATTCAAATGCCCGAAATGGGAGGTGTGGAAGCAACCCGCATTATTCGGCAAATGCCAGATCCGGTTAAGGCGCAAATTCCTATTATTGCCCTTACCGCTAATGCTTTAAAAGGCGATAGCGATACCTACCTAAAAGCCGGCATGAATGATTATATGTCGAAGCCGTACGAAGAAGAAAAATTATTTTATAAAATATCCCAAAACGTTCACCCGAATAAGCCTATTATGAAATTACCGGATGATCCTGCCAAAGATGATGCGGTTCCTAACCTACCTGCAAAAAATCTTTACAGCCTGGAAATGGTGCAAAAATTAGCCAAAGGCGACCATAGTTTCACCAATCAGATGATTGACATGTTTGTGACTCTGATTCCGGAAGCTATCCAGAACATGAAGGCGCACGTTACCGCCGGCGAATGGCATCAGTTAAGTCAGGTGGCCCATAGCATCAAGCCAGCAATAGATACCCTCCTGATTACCTCTATTCAAGAGCAATTACTTAAAGTGGAACTAGATGCC
This region includes:
- a CDS encoding DMT family protein; this translates as MAWKGIYTVVLLLFSNIFMTFAWYGHLQFKKISWLQQMGLVAVILISWGLALFEYVFQVPANKIGFEENGGPFSMFELKIIQEVISLLVFTLITVFIFRTDKLAWNHAVGFIFMVLAVYFIFKK
- a CDS encoding AAA family ATPase codes for the protein MEIESQISYQERIQEHQNKIKQVFAEVGKVVVGQQYMVNRLLIGLFTGGHILLEGVPGLAKTLTINTLSRVLHLNFQRIQFTPDLLPSDLIGTMIYNQNASAFEVKKGPIFANLILADEVNRSPAKVQSALLEAMQEKQVTIGDHTFKLDLPFLVLATQNPVEHEGTYPLPEAQVDRFMMKVYVNYLKKSDELEVMRRMANMSFAGVVNTILTKEDIFAIRNEINQVQISEVLEKYIIELVFATRRPAEYDLNEFADYIQFGVSPRASIALNLAAKAVAFFDDRDYVLPEDIKEVASDVLNHRIILNYEAEADDIKTKDFIEAILRKVPIS
- a CDS encoding PAS domain S-box protein encodes the protein MVEAVQSLLHMREIKKTAFQAATTNYRQNLYSNNKIKSVIPGLIYILDISCNRNTYCSHGVTQILGYSVADSMAMDNSFPLSIIHPADKVLLQEYRQRLITIPGEEAFELECRVQHKNGNWQRLLTQESIFSRHEDGTVREIIGSAQVLDLADEFLQEENTIRAKASHNDELYRLISENLTDLISLHYPNGTAIYYSPSCKDLLGYEAEELVRIKPSNLIHPDEAVQVKHAIEEALLTGKTTIHTQYRIRKKTGEYIWFESTTKAIKDESGQVIRLQSSSRDITERKKAEVALEKSERKYRDLVLYSQVIIYTHTLDGTILSTNPILQNLLGYSEFELIGLPFTELLRGRERLRYQEYLKDIQQNNKVVGVITVLDKKGRPKHLLYHNIKVNEPEVEPYVIAFAQDITERLEAENELKKAKIKAEQSAKSKELFLANMSHEIRTPMNGILGMAALLKKTDLNDTQQNYLKLIKESAQNLLVIINDVLDVAKIESGKLKLEKIPFNVNEILQSAHQSLTYKAEEKDILLRLKPLSLATPLVAGDPYRLTQILINLLSNAIKFTEEGKVELAAEIVKETIFDYTLCFSVTDTGIGIPVNKLDKIFESFVQANSDTTRKYGGTGLGLSICKNLVELQGGRIWVKSKPRQGTTFTFELTYPKAHLAEDLNNIAPSNNDYTSLQSLKILLAEDNAINRFMAESILINWGVQLSIANNGKEAVKLHQEHTFDIILMDIQMPEMGGVEATRIIRQMPDPVKAQIPIIALTANALKGDSDTYLKAGMNDYMSKPYEEEKLFYKISQNVHPNKPIMKLPDDPAKDDAVPNLPAKNLYSLEMVQKLAKGDHSFTNQMIDMFVTLIPEAIQNMKAHVTAGEWHQLSQVAHSIKPAIDTLLITSIQEQLLKVELDAKNAQNVADLPQLVANISHTLQAVIIHLKEEFKS